One Panicum virgatum strain AP13 chromosome 3N, P.virgatum_v5, whole genome shotgun sequence DNA segment encodes these proteins:
- the LOC120667833 gene encoding S-type anion channel SLAH2-like → MDDEEGGHGHDGFLCVYAIQVPPPRRSEVVLPPLETQLHPPEGFPAVQPVSISLPASPGSFGVPTPSTATADSADLRRQAMANAARGPHRLAAQDKGSNSVRFTQPDRDAMMCRSQPIPGPPLARLASRAGSRAAAATNWDRRYDSFKTWSGKLERQIAHLAGGPDDFDDECGADVGDVVGSHRTSAATSVPEVDLFYAALEGPELDQLKASEDLVLPSDTTWPFLLRFPISAFGIPMGVSSQAILWKVIALSVPTTFLHVTSKVNLVLWCVSAALMLAVTATYACKVALYFEAVRREYYHPIRVNFFFAPWVTCLYLAIGVPHAVATATRLPHWLWFVLMAPLLCLALKIYGQWMSGGQRRLSKVANPSNHLSLLGKFVGAQLGATMGLREGPLFFFAVGLAHYAVLFVTLYQRLPTNETLPKELHQVFFLFVAAPSVSSVAWSKITGEFGHASRVAFFVGMFLYASLGVRINFFRGFRFSLAWWAYTSPMASAAAAAIRYSTEVDNAFTKALCVALSAVATLTVAALLVTTVVHAFVLRNLFPNDICIAITERKVKPIMELQESHGNDIEATAA, encoded by the exons ATGGACGATGAAGAAGGTGGACATGGACATGATGGTTTTCTATGCGTCTATGCGATACAGGTCCCGCCGCCGAGGCGCAGCGAGGTGGTTCTCCCGCCGCTAGAGACGCAGCTCCATCCTCCGGAAGGCTTCCCCGCCGTGCAGCCCGTATCCATCAGCCTGCCGGCGTCGCCCGGCAGCTTCGGCGTCCCCACGCCCAGCACCGCAACGGCCGACTCCGCCGACCTCCGGCGGCAGGCCATGGCGAACGCCGCGCGCGGCCcgcaccgcctcgccgcgcagGACAAGGGGAGCAACAGCGTCCGGTTCACGCAGCCGGACAGGGATGCCATGATGTGCCGGTCGCAGCCGATCCCCGGCCCGCCGCTCGCGCGGCTCGCGAGCAGGGCCGGTAgcagggccgcggcggcgacgaacTGGGACAGGCGATACGACTCGTTCAAGACGTGGTCAGGGAAGCTGGAGCGGCAGATCGCCCACCTCGCCGGCGGGCCGGACGACTTCGACGACGAGTGCGGTGCAGACGTCGGCGACGTCGTCGGCAGCCACcgcacctccgccgccacgTCCGTCCCCGAGGTCGATC TGTTCTACGCCGCGCTGGAAGGCCCCGAGCTCGACCAACTCAAG GCGTCGGAGGACCTGGTGCTGCCGTCGGACACGACGTGGCCGTTCCTGCTCCGGTTCCCCATCTCGGCGTTCGGTATCCCCATGGGCGTGAGCAGCCAGGCGATCCTGTGGAAGGTGATCGCGCTGTCGGTGCCGACCACGTTCCTGCACGTGACCTCCAAGGTGAACCTCGTGCTCTGGTGCGTCTCGGCGGCGCTCATGCTCGCCGTCACGGCCACCTACGCCTGCAAGGTGGCGCTCTACTTCGAGGCGGTGCGCCGCGAGTACTACCACCCGATCCGGGTCAACTTCTTCTTCGCGCCGTGGGTCACCTGCCTCTACCTCGCCATCGGGGTGCCGCACGCCGTGGCGACGGCGACCAGGCTGCCGCACTGGCTCTGGTTCGTGCTCATGGCGCCGCTCCTCTGCCTGGCGCTCAAGATCTACGGCCAGTGGATGTCCGGCGGGCAGCGCCGGCTGTCCAAGGTGGCCAACCCGTCCAACCACCTCTCGCTGCTGGGCAAGTTCGTGGGCGCGCAGCTCGGCGCCACCATGGGGCTCCGGGAGGGGcccctcttcttcttcgccgTCGGGCTCGCGCACTACGCCGTGCTGTTCGTGACGCTGTACCAGCGGCTGCCGACGAACGAGACGCTGCCCAAGGAGCTCCACCAGGTGTTCTTCCTCTTCGTGGCGGCGCCCAGCGTGTCGTCGGTGGCGTGGTCCAAGATCACCGGCGAGTTCGGGCACGCCTCCAGGGTGGCCTTCTTCGTCGGCATGTTCCTGTACGCGTCGCTGGGCGTGCGGATCAACTTCTTCCGCGGGTTCAGATTCTCGCTCGCGTGGTGGGCGTACACGTCGCCGATGgccagcgcggcggccgcggcgatccGGTACTCCACCGAGGTGGACAACGCCTTCACCAAGGCCCTGTGCGTGGCGCTGTCCGCGGTGGCCACGCTCAccgtggcggcgctgctcgtcACCACCGTGGTGCACGCCTTCGTGCTCCGGAACCTGTTCCCCAACGACATCTGcatcgccatcaccgagcgCAAGGTGAAGCCCATCATGGAGCTGCAGGAGAGCCACGGAAACGATATAGAGGCCACAGCAGCTTGA